The Thermovirga sp. DNA segment AACCCCGACGAGTGCGTCGCAGTAGGGGCCGCTATCCAGGCCGCGATCCTCACGGGCGAGCACAAGGACATAATCCTGGTGGACGTGACACCCCTCTCGTTGGGCATAGAGACGCTGGGAGGTGTCTTCACCAAGATATTGGACAGGAACACGGCCATACCGGCCTCGAAAAGCCAGGTATTCTCGACGGCCTCGGACAGCCAGCCCCAGGTGGAGATCCACGTTCTCCAGGGCGAACGCTCCATGGCGGCGGACAACGTCACCCTTGGCAAGTTCTTTCTCGACGGTATCCCTCCCGCGCCGCGGGGGGTGCCCCAGATCGAGGTCACCTTCGATATCGACGTGAACGGCATATTGAACGTAAGCGCCAAGGACAAGGGGACTTCCCGGGAGCAGCATGTGACCATCCAGTCCTCGAGGCTGTCCGAAGCCGAGATTGAGAAAATGCGCCGCGCCGCGGAGGAGAACCTTGAAAGCGATCGAAAGAAAAAGGAACTCATCGATGCCAGGAACGAGGCGGACTCGCTGATATACAGCACTGAGAGGACTCTTTCCGATCTCGGCGACAAGGTGACCGATGCCGAAAAATCCCGGGTCGGAGAGGAAATCGAGGATGTCAGGAGCAAACTGGGCGGCGAGGATCCGGCGGAGATCCGCCAGGCCTGTGAAAAACTGACCAAGAGCCTTCACGAGATGTCCTCTCGGCTTTACGACCAGGCTGCCGGGCAGCGGGAGCCGACCCAGGAACCCTCGGGGCGGGACGCCGACGGTGACACGGTCGACGCTGAATTCGAAGAGAACGGGGAGTCCTAGGGAGTGAAACGCGGTGCCTGCTGAGGACAGCCGGGACCTGTACGCGATCCTTGGGATCCCCCGGGACGCTTCGCAGGTGGAGATAAAGAAGGCCTACAGGAAACTCGTCAGGAAGCATCACCCCGATGCCAATCCCGGCGACCACGGGGCCGAGGAAAGGTTCAAGAAGATAAACCTCGCCTACGAGGTGCTCCAGGATCCCCAGAAGAGGGAGACCTACGATCGGTACGGCACCATCGGCGACGCTGGCCCCGGGGGTGCTCCTTTTGGCGGTTTTGGCCCCTTCGGGGATATTTTCGGTGACCTTTTCGACAGCTTTTTCGGCTCCGGCCGTCCTTCGGGAGGCCCCGCCAGGGGGGAAAGCCTGGATATGACCCTGTCCATAACCCTGGAGGAGGCTTTCAGGGGTGTGACCAGGGAAATATCCGTTCCAAAGCTCGAGACCTGCGCGCATTGCGGCGGTTCCGGCGCTGAGCCGGGCAGTGAAGTCAGGACCTGTCCCTTCTGTCACGGTGCAGGCCAGGTTGAGACCCAGCAGAGGACCCCCTTCGGGACCTTCGTCAGCGTCTCACCGTGCCGAGAATGCGGAGGCACGGGCAGGAAGATAGAAAAGGCCTGTTCCAACTGCGGAGGGTCCGGCAAGGTCAGGGCGAGGAAAATCGTCGAAGTCAAGATCCCGCCCGGCGTCGATTCAGGAACCAGGCTTCGCGTTGCGGGCGAGGGGAGGGAAGGGGTTCACGGAGGACCCCCGGGGGACCTTTTCATAACAATGAAGGTCGAGAAGCATCCTTTGTTCGAGAGGGACAGGGAAGATCTGCACACGCGGCTTGACCTGAAGTTCCCCCAGGTCGTGCTCGGTGCCTCGGTGGAGGTTCCCGCCCTTGAGGATCCGGAGAAGATCGACATCCCTCCCGGTACCCCGGGAGGGAAGACCTTTCGGCTCCGGGGCAAGGGGATGCCCCGGCTCAGGGGCTCGGGTAGGGGCGACCTTTACGCTCACGTTTTCATCGATGTTCCCAAGAACCTCAGCGAAAAGGAGAGGGTCCTCGTCGAGGCCCTTGCCCAGGAGATGGACGTTCCCGTCCAGTCCGCCGGCCTGCTGGACCGGATAAGGCAGCTCTTTTCATGATGCCCCGGCGGTTGGGACATGTTAAACTATGATCGGACGGGAGGCGGCGGGGCCTCCCGTTTTGTTTAGAGCCGGAAATACCGGAGGTGTTCAATGCGATGGGTGGCGAAGGGTTCTGGTGGTATATAACGCTCGAGGGACAGGACGGCAACGAGGACGATCTGTCCGCCCTGGCAGACCTGTCCGGGAGCATAGGCTCGGAAATAAAGGAACTCCCGGGCAGGATAGCGGTGAAGGCCTATTACCGCAACACCAGGGATCTCGGTTTCTGGATCGGTAGGGTCCAAGAAGTGATAAACCCCTGGCCCGGAGTCAAGATCGTGGATATGGGGCGGATCGAGAACCGACAGTGGCACACGGCCTGGAAGGAGGCTTTCCCACCCCTGGAGGTGGGCAGGTCCATCGTCGTGATGGCTCCCTGGCACAAGGGGAAGGAACTCCAGGGAAGAATTCCGCTTTATATTTATCCGGGGAGCGCCTTTGGAACCGGCTACCATGAGAGCACCCAGGTTGCCCTGGAATTGCTCGAGGACACCGTCAAACCAGGCATGAAGGTCATCGACGTGGGTACGGGATCGGGGATCCTGGCCGTGGCATCCCTGAGGATGGGAGCCGCCGGCGTCATCGCCACCGATAATGATCCCGCCGTGATCCCCGAGATAAGGGAGAACCTTCGCCTCAACGGCATACCCGATGGTGTCGTGGATATCCGCACCGGAGATCTTCTCAGGGGTATCGTCGAGACGGCTGACCTCGTATGCGCGAATATCGTTTTCGACCCCCTTACGGTGATGATGCCGGAGATCCCCAAGGTGCTGCCTGTTGGAGGCAAAGCCGTCTTCTCCGGCCTCACGGTGAAGGAAAGGGAAAGGTTCCTGGAGATCCTCACTCTGGGCGGACTCCTTCCGTCCAGCGAAGCAGAAAAGGGGGATTGGTGGGGTGTCGCTGCCTCGCGTACGGCTGGAGTCGTC contains these protein-coding regions:
- the dnaJ gene encoding molecular chaperone DnaJ gives rise to the protein MPAEDSRDLYAILGIPRDASQVEIKKAYRKLVRKHHPDANPGDHGAEERFKKINLAYEVLQDPQKRETYDRYGTIGDAGPGGAPFGGFGPFGDIFGDLFDSFFGSGRPSGGPARGESLDMTLSITLEEAFRGVTREISVPKLETCAHCGGSGAEPGSEVRTCPFCHGAGQVETQQRTPFGTFVSVSPCRECGGTGRKIEKACSNCGGSGKVRARKIVEVKIPPGVDSGTRLRVAGEGREGVHGGPPGDLFITMKVEKHPLFERDREDLHTRLDLKFPQVVLGASVEVPALEDPEKIDIPPGTPGGKTFRLRGKGMPRLRGSGRGDLYAHVFIDVPKNLSEKERVLVEALAQEMDVPVQSAGLLDRIRQLFS
- a CDS encoding 50S ribosomal protein L11 methyltransferase, with the protein product MGGEGFWWYITLEGQDGNEDDLSALADLSGSIGSEIKELPGRIAVKAYYRNTRDLGFWIGRVQEVINPWPGVKIVDMGRIENRQWHTAWKEAFPPLEVGRSIVVMAPWHKGKELQGRIPLYIYPGSAFGTGYHESTQVALELLEDTVKPGMKVIDVGTGSGILAVASLRMGAAGVIATDNDPAVIPEIRENLRLNGIPDGVVDIRTGDLLRGIVETADLVCANIVFDPLTVMMPEIPKVLPVGGKAVFSGLTVKERERFLEILTLGGLLPSSEAEKGDWWGVAASRTAGVVGPRG